gaaacttttttggtgcctttggtatgcccaaagaagccattttgcatcattagtttgtccatataattttccatacaaatttggcagctgtccatacaaaaatgatatgtgaaaattcaaaaatctgtatcttttgaaggaattttttgatcgatttggtgtcttcggcaaagttgtaggtatggatatggactacactgaaaaaaaaatgacacacggtaaaaaaaaatttggtgatttttaatttaactttttgtcactaaaacttgatttgcaaaaaaacactatttttaattttttttattttttgatatgttttagaggacataaaatgccaacttttcagaaatttccagaatgggcaaaaaatctttgaccgagttatgattttttgaatcaatacagattttttaaaaaaatcgaaatattggtcgcaaaaatttttcaacttcatttttcgatgtaaaatcgaatttgcaatcaaaatgtactttagtgaatttttgttaaagtgcaccgttttcaagttataaccaattttaggtaacttttttgaaaatagtcgcagtttttcattttttaaaattagtgcccatgtttgcccatctttgaaaaaaatatttttgaaaagctgagaaaattctctatattttgctttattgaactttgtcgatacgacccatagttgctgagatattgccatgcaaaggttaaaaaacaggaaaatttatgttttctaagtctcacccaaacaacccaccattttctaatgtcgatatctcagcaactataggtccgatttacaatgttaaaacatgaaacattcgtgaaattttccgatcttttcgaaaaaaatattttaaaaaaattaaaatcaagactaacatttcaaacgggccaaacattcaatattacgcccatttgaaatgttagtcttgattttaaatttttgaaaatatttttttcgaaaagatcggaaaatttcacgaatgtttcatgttttaacattgtaaatcggacctatagttgctgagatatcgacattataaaatggtgggttatttgggtgagacttagaaaacataaattttcctgttttttaacctttgcatggcaatatctcagcaactatgggtcgtatcgacaaagttcaataaagcaaaatatagagaattttctcagcttttcaaaaatatttttttcaaagatgggcaaacatgggcactaattttaaaaaatgaaaaactgcgactattttcaaaaaagttacctaaaattggttataacttgaaaacggtgcactttaacaaaaattcactaaagtacattttgattgcaaattcgattttacatcgaaaaatgaagttgaaaaatttttgcgaccaatatttcgatttttttaaaaaatctgtattgattcaaaaaatcataactcggtcaaagattttttgcccattctggaaatttctgaaaagttggcattttatgtcctctaaaacatatcaaaaaataaaaaaaattaaaaatagtgtttttttgcaaatcaagttttagtgacaaaaagttaaattaaaaatcaccaaatttttttttaccgtgtgtcatttttttttcagtgtagtccatatccatacctacaactttgccgaagacaccaaatcgatcaaaaaattccttcaaaagatacagatttttgaattttcacatatcatttttgtatggacagctgccaaatttgtatggaaaattatatggacaaactaatgatgcaaaatggcttctttgggcataccgaaggcaccaaaaaagtttcagccggattaaaaaatacagaaaaaatcgaatgaccgaaatctcagagaattgctcaatagcttaactttaaattttaaatttggagtGGTACACCAGTGCTCCACCAGGAAGACAAGAAACTTTTTCCTGTACCAGCAACAACTCAATCTTTACAAAAAGAAGATTTCATAGCAAATATTTGGATGAAGGAAGTTGGCACTATTTCTAACatcatttcattaattttattgaTGGCTAAACTTTAAATTGAAACTAGTGGAACTTCTGTCAATAATTCTCTTATATTTCCATAAAATTCCACGAATCACTTaattatagaaaaaataatgttataacTAGTTTATTGATCTCATTGCACCCAATCAACTCACTTTTTAATAGTTCTGAATGTTTTAAACTTgttgtttggttgagcgttttagcagattgcattactatgaatacaaagagacgagttgttcctattaattccgctatatatttttaatatcatgatagatacgtatttcgtctactacttgcagactttatcagtgttctgttctcgacatTCATAACGTTTTAAACTTACTTGTTACAAAACTATTGATATGACGCACTTTGGAAAATCAGCCTTCAAGAATTTCAGTTCTCCTACTGCCCAATGGTGCTGTGGCGCACCATTTTGAATTGTCGTAAAATGAAttaaacaagttaaaatttcaaattcaatgtgCAAGGGATCTTGAAAAGGGTCTAAATGACTCATTTTTTGTTCCTTCTGAAATGTGTCAATTGTGTCAGcttgttaaaaatagtgtttatttCAAGTTTATTCGTTTTCCTAAAAATACCCgatttttgtttacgttttggtctGTAAATTAGCTCGTCGTTcataaatcgtcagctgtgtgctatcttgtgacatagaccatttttgtcgaaaatgagttaatgatgacgttttgctatactttacaaacactacaagatgctttaacccgattttggaaactcgctttcgtttcccggatatcgcaatacacacttgtgacatagaccattttatcatcaaaatgatcgtgcacacttgtgacacgtcatacatgttgatggaaaatgtggaaaaattttcttgtttttcacaaatttatgttgatacacattttctgaaggcaatgcaatcttttgtttttgaaaatatactgattaagtctggtaaactattgatttaagtctattttagtttgtatggaaactctgtgcacacttgtgacacgtagtacaattttactttcgaaacacacttgtgacacgtgcttttcagatttttgattacataatttactgtatcttttaactggtgtaaccaaataagttgaaacttggagcgtttgttaagcgatagtatacgaaccaattgcttcacaaagtttgactctgccattcatagttttgaaaatatttatcatcaaactttaaaattcgattttctcgaaaagtactaaatggtcgttgtcacaagatagtacacagctgacgaaatgtgGATGAAATTTCGTCTTATGTCAGTTTATAAATATGATTCCTAAACATGTACCGAAAGAAGCAGTCGAAAATATTGTCACATCTCCGAGAAATTCGATCTTAAATATTTGTGCTCTAGCGCTTACCATGGGCGTTGGAGGGTTAAAAAAAAGCAGTAAATTCCTTCTCGGTCCTGATAGGAAGTCAACGGGAAGGATATTGGCAGTAGAAAATTGCAGATGGAATGTGAAAGTGGAACACTTTCCGCAACGAAAAGAAGTGATGACTTGGTGAGAGTACGTTTCTTGGGAGTAAACCGAAGGGATCATTTGTTTGGAAGCAATCGTCTGGGAATCTTAGACTACAGAAGCCTTCAATGTAGcacctaaaaataaaaagagTAGTCGATTTTCTTTCAACAGCTTTGAATAAGAGTTTGTTGGAGTCGTTAAATGCCGGGGTCGCAGTTACGAAATATACATTAACCACTTGATTAACCAACAAAACCAACTCTACCTTAGATTCTAACCTCAAACTACTTTAACAATTTTCAGACACAACGAAGACGGTTCGTACACCTACGGCTACGAGGGTGCGGACGGATCGTTCAAGATCGAGACCAAGCTTGCGACCGGTGAAGTCAAGGGCAAGTACGGTTACGTTGACGAGAGCGGAAAGGTGAAGGTCGTCGAGTATGGCGCCAACAAGTACGGCTTCCAGCCCTCAGGTGAAGGCATCACCGTTCCCCCACCGACGCTGGTGGATGAAACCACCGGCAAGGACTCGCTGCTGGACTACGAGGACAACGTTCCTGCTCCGCGACCACAGGTTAGTCATTGGTCATTGTAGTAGTTGTTCATAGGTTGTGCTAAAAGGGTGGATTCTTTTACAGAAACTTCGGCCATCGAAGCCACGCCACCAGGAAGTTCATCAGCCACGTCCTCAGCCCCAGCCGCAACCTCAGTACTATGACTATGAGGAAGAACAGCAGCAGCCTCAGCAGCCGCAGCAATACCAGCAGCCCCAGCAGCATCACCATGTGCCGCAGCCTCAACCGCAGCCCAAATACGTCCAGCAACATCAACACCAGCAGCTGCCACAGCCTCAGCAGGCCCACTACGTTCAGAACTCGCACTTTGGAGGTGCCATCCCGAATGCTGCCCCTGTTGACGTGATCTACTCGCCAAAGCAGGGTCCAGCCCGGCCTGAGCCAAACTTTGACAACACCCGGCCGCAAACCTTCCCGAACGCAGCCCCTGCACCGCCGCAGCCAAAGATTCGATTCTCTGCGCCAGCTTTTGCCGGCGCCGCTCCGGCCCCACTGCCAAAGTCCAATGTAATTATCAGTTCGTTCAAGTTCAATTCGTAACTCGCCTAGTAGGTTTACTTTCAACCCGTTCCCAAACGTTAATGCTTTTTTCTTTGCTTGTTCCGCTTTTTATACCCACAGCCTATTCCACAGCCAGCTTATGCACCTCAGCCACGGCCTGTTGCCCCTGCACCTGCCATCTATCAGCCTCGCCCGGCTCAAGGTCGTAGCACCAGCGTGCTGGACCAGCTAGCCAAGGATTATGCACTGCCACAGGGAGGGTCCGCTCCACTGCACGACATTACCTTCGGGTATTACTAAAAGGGCGATGATGACAAAGAGAACTGCACTACAAAGCCATGATATTGCGCCATCCGGAGATCTTCTTCCAGGCAGGAAGATTCGCTTTGTTGAAGAAGAAAGAATTGGTCGATTCTAGAGACGTTGATTAATAACTGAACTGATTAAATCTAGTTTTAATAAAACATGAGTTTGAAGTTTTATTTAAGGATTAATGAAAAGAAACTAGCCAGATATTtgcttataaataaaatttagaaacgtTAACCAAGACGCGTATAAGATATCACTCTTGAACCATTTTTACACAGTTCATCTTATTTGAATCAAGACTTTCAAATTGTGAGTCCACTGGTCGATTAATTTACGTAGCAGGTAATTTAAGATCGGAATAAtacttaaacaatttaaaactaagGAATGGCTGGAAAAATGatcctttttttcaatttttctaatgATAAAAGCGTGGATAATGAAAACGtaccttgaaaaaaatcgatgaaCAAAAcatcgtgtattttttttaataatcaaggtttgattaaaaaaattgccgacGGTTGTATTTATCATCAGACACGACTAAGCTCTTCACAACACGCAAAAAAAGCGTTCCCGTagccatgaacaaaaaatcacgaatttagcaaacaaacgtgttcatggaaacgtgaacaaattcatgaaatcatggtacaaaaatcatgaaatcatgataTGCACTTCATAAAGTTATGAACTAGTTCACGGCGCTGTGATCCGTGTTTAAAGACAATAAGTTGCGTTACTTTTTCAAAGTCGACCAGTAACGCTTGGAAACAAAACAGACAAGTTTTGACGTGCTGATCAGCTGATTGGTTGAATTGGTTTgtgtatttattttcaaagaaattatcAAAGAAGTTTGATTTACAAATCAATGTTGTAGTTTTGTGAGTGGATTTTCGACCGTTCGGCTTCGGGGCGGGTGGTTCTGGTAAGTTTTGTGAGGGGTCATTACCCACAAGGACTCatgcaagtgtttttttttttggagggggGAGAATAGCAACACAGGGAGAGGGTGGGGGGTTGGGTTGGAGGggtatttcaaacattttaagcaTTTCGATGAATTCAAGTACTTTCcaagtttttcaaataattcaagtAAGAACTTgaattcaagtaattcaagtaaatcaagtaattcaagaaattcaagaaattcaagaaattcaagaaattcaagaaattcaagaaattcaagaaattcaagaaattcaagaaattcaagaaattcaagaaattcaagaaattcaagaaattcaagaaaatcaagaaattcaagaaattcaagaaattcaagaaattcaagaaattcaagaaattcaagaaattcaagaaattcaagaaattttagaaattcaagaaatttaagaaatttaagaaatttaagaaattcaagaaattcaagaaattcaagaaattcaagaaattcaagaaattcaagaaattcaagaaactcaagaaattcaagaaattcaagaaattcaagaaattcaagaaattcaagaaattcaagaaattcaagaaattcaagaaattcaagaaattcaagaaattcaaaaaatttaagaaatttaagaaatttaaaaaattcaaaaaaatcaagaaatttaaaaaaaattaagaaattcaagaaatttaaaaaattcaagaaattcaagaaatttaaaaaaatcaggaaattcaaaaaagttaaaaaattcaaaaaattcaagaaatttcaaaaaatcaagaaattcaagaaattcaaaaattcaagacaTTCAAGAAatgcaagaatttcaaaaaaattcaacaaattcacgtcttaaaagaaattgaatgcagaaacaattgtttttttgtttttttgtatttttgtatttttgtatttttgtatttttgtatttttgtatttttgtatttttgtatttttgtatttttgtatttttgtatttttgtatttttgtatttttgtatttttgtatttttgtatttttgtatttttgtatttttgtatttttgtatttttgtatttttgtatttttgtatttttgtatttttgtatttttgtatttttgtatttttgtatttttgtattttagtattttagtattttagtattttagtattttagtatttttgtatttttgtatttttgtatttttgtatttttatatttttgtatttttgtatttttgtatttttgtatttttgtatttttgtatttttgtatttttgtatttttgtatttttgtatttttgtatttttgtattttagtattttagtatttttgtatttttgtatttttgtatttttgtatttttgtatttttgtatttttgtatttttgtatttttgtatttttgtatttttgtatttttgtatttttgtatttttgtatttttgtatttttgtatttttgtatttttgtatttttgtatttttgtatttttgtatttttgtatttttgtatttttgtatttttgtatttttgtatttttgtatttttgtatttttgtatttttgtatttttgtatttttgtatttttgtatttttgtatttttgtatttttgtattttgtatttttgtatttttgtatttttgtatttttgtatttttgtatttttgtatttttgtatttttgtatttttgtatttttgtatttttgtatttttgtatttttgtatttttgtatttttgtatttttgtatttttgtatttttgtatttttgtatttttgtatttttgtatttttgtgttttagtattttagtattttagtatttttgtatttttgtatttttgtatttttgtatttttgtatttttgtatttttgtatttttgtatttttgtatttttgtatttttgtatttttgtatttttgtatttttgtatttttgtatttttgtatttttgtatttttgtatttttgtatttttgtatttttgtatttttgtatttttgtatttttgtatttttgtatttttgtatttttgtatttttgtatttttgtatt
This is a stretch of genomic DNA from Culex pipiens pallens isolate TS chromosome 1, TS_CPP_V2, whole genome shotgun sequence. It encodes these proteins:
- the LOC120423049 gene encoding bromodomain-containing protein 4 — protein: MIGFKLLSVACWIGVVLAQQDYQQQQEYHRPAPLRIGTNAVETKPTPIPILKQINRHNEDGSYTYGYEGADGSFKIETKLATGEVKGKYGYVDESGKVKVVEYGANKYGFQPSGEGITVPPPTLVDETTGKDSLLDYEDNVPAPRPQKLRPSKPRHQEVHQPRPQPQPQPQYYDYEEEQQQPQQPQQYQQPQQHHHVPQPQPQPKYVQQHQHQQLPQPQQAHYVQNSHFGGAIPNAAPVDVIYSPKQGPARPEPNFDNTRPQTFPNAAPAPPQPKIRFSAPAFAGAAPAPLPKSNPIPQPAYAPQPRPVAPAPAIYQPRPAQGRSTSVLDQLAKDYALPQGGSAPLHDITFGYY